Part of the Thermodesulfovibrionales bacterium genome, GCAACCGGTGCTTGTAATGAGATTTGAGGCGAAGGACGCAAATTCTCTCAAGCGGATACGGGAATTCGTTGAAGGGAGGCTGAAGAAGTGCCTCTAATTCTTCCTTTTCTTGTCGTGTGAGATGAAAACGACACAATCTTCACACTTCTTCCCCGCCTGTTCATTGCAGATTAGACGGTTAATCTCCCAGCAGGGCTTGGTTCTGTCCATGAAGGCAGAACACCTTTTCCTTCTGTCTTCGGGGCAATCGGTTATTTCCCAGCACGGGGCATATTCAAGGAGTTTCTTTATCCCCTCTATGCTTATCTTCCTTACATGGATGAGATCCCTGACACACCTGAGCCATTTGATATCGTTTTCAGAGTAAAACCTGTTTTTGTTCCGACGCGCAGGGGTAATGAGGCCGTGTTTCTCATAGAGCCGCAGGGTCTGGTCTGTCGTTCCTATGAGTTCTGAGACGATCCCTATGGGATATAGGGGCATCCCCTTTTTTTCTTCTTCCGTTAACTCATTTACAGGTTTCCTTCTAGCCATGTTAACAAATCACCTTGTAACTGCAATTTTAAACATTATAAAACATTTATCCCCGAAAAAAACAAGAGGGGTTGATAAAAACTTTTTATGGGTCAATTTCCCTGGTTTATTGATTTTTCGCGAAGGGGTGGGTTATGGTAAACGATGAATCTGAAAGATTTTCTGAGGAGGTGCAAGGGGAAGCGCGTCCTCGTTGTCGGCGACCTCATCCTTGACTGTTACATATGGGGCAAGGTGGACAGGATTTCTCCTGAGGCACCTGTACCTGTGGTCGAAGTTACGAACGATACCTTTATGCTCGGGGGGGCTGCTAACGTCGCGGGCAATGTCGTTTCGCTCGGCGGAAAGGCGACGGTTGCAGGTATTGTCGGCAGGGACAGCGCCGGAGAAGTCCTGCGGAAGCTTCTTGACGAGAAGGGGGTCGGTTGCGCGGTCTTCGAAGATGCCAGGCCGACGACGATGAAGACGAGGGTGATCGCGCACAACCAGCAGGTTGTCCGTTTCGACAAGGAAGAGAGGAACCGTATCGCGGGGCGTGTCCTCAGCACCATCATAGATTTTCTCGGAAGAGCTATCGCTGAGCATGATGCGATCATTGTTTCGGACTATAAGAAAGGCATCGTATCACCGGAACTCATAAGGGCGATACTGAAGATCGCGAAACCGAAGGGCAAGCTTGTTGCCGTCGATCCGAAGGCCGGCCATTTCCATTGTTACAAAGGGGTCTCTCTCGTCACTCCAAATCTGGCAGAGGCATCGAGCGGTTCAGGAGTGGAGATAAAGGACGAAAGGTCTCTCCTCAGGGCGGGCAAAACCCTCCTGAAGAAACTCTCCTCGATGGCGGTCCTGATAACGAGAGGGGAGGAAGGGATGAGCCTCTTCGAAAGAGACGGGGTTACGAACATACCTACCGTGGCCCAGCACGTATACGATATTACCGGCGCGGGCGATACGGTCATCGCGGCCTTCACCCTCGCATACGCTTCCGGAGCGACGATGCGGGAGGCTGCTGCGATCGCGAACCATGCGGCTGGGATCGTAGTCGGAGAGGTCGGAACCGCGGTGGTGACTCCTGAAAAACTCCTTGCGTCTGTGAGACGGAGCAGAAAGTGATTCTCCATTCTGACGATGCTGACCGCGGAGGACACCAATTTTGGCGCTCTATCTAGAATGCTCTATGATCTCTGTGGCAAAGCATTCGTGTTATCAATTCCATGGTTAAGGCGATAGCATTATTATCAGGCGGTCTCGACAGCACCCTCGCGGTCCTCATCATGCTGAGGCAGGGGATAAGCGTCACAGCCGTCACCTTTCTCACCCATTTCGGCTGTGATATCAGCGACAGTTCCTCCTGCTCGAAAAATCCCTTTCCTGCCGCGGAAGAATTCGGGTTTACCGTGAAACTCTGTCACCTTTCGGACAAGTTCATCGAGATTGTGAAGAATCCCAAGTTCGGACACGGGAGAAACATGAACCCCTGTATCGACTGCAGGATTCTCATGCTCAGAGAAGCGAAGTCTCTCATGGAGATGACCGGAGCTGATTTCCTCGTGACCGGCGAGGTGGTCGGCCAGAGGCCTATGAGTCAGAGGAGAGATACTCTCGATATCATTGATCGGGAGGCAGGCGTAAAGGGATATGTGGTGAGGCCGCTCAGCGCGAAACTGCTCCGCGTGACGGTGCCTGAAGAAAAGGGAATGGTGCGGAGAGAGGGGTTATACAGCTTCAGCGGCCGCTCAAGGAAGCCGCAGATGTCCCTTGCGAAAGAGATCGGACTGACAGACTACCCGGCTCCTGCCGGAGGCTGTCTCCTGACAGAGCCGAACTATTCTCACCGGTTACGAGAACTCCTCGGACACAATCCGGACCCCTCTCTCCACGATCTCGCGCTCTTGCGGGTGGGAAGGCATTTCAGGTTCTCGCCGACCTGCAAGGTGGTTGTCGGGAGAGACGAAAGGGAAAATGCAGTACTGGAGGCGTTTGCAAACAGAGCAAACTACCTTCTCCATGTTGAGGGCTTCGGAAGTCCGGTTGTTCTTCTCACGGGCGCAGGCTCCCGGGACTTCCTCACGCTTGCTGCGTCGCTCTGCGCACGGTACTCCGATGCGAAGGGCCTTCCGGAGGTGGAGGTGACGGTCATTGAGTCGGGGCATCAGTTCGTAGTGGGTGTCTCACCGGCATGTGATGATCTGCTCGCAACCCGCAGGATAGAGAAGCCGGATAAGAAGACCGTCAGAAGTTGCGCAGGGTGAGATGGGTGAACCGAGTCACAGATTATGATGAGAGTCTCACAAGGACGCCCCTTGATCGCAGATATTCCTTTGCCTCTCCGATGGTATACTCTCTGAAGTGAAATATGGATGCTGCAAGCACGGCATCCGCCTTCCCCTGCACAAACCCTTCGTAAAGGTGTTCGAGGTTGCCGGCTCCGCCTGACGCGATAACGGGGATAGAGACGGCCTCTGATATCGCCTTCGTAAGCTCTATATCGTAGCCGTCCTTCGTTCCGTCTCTGTCCATGCTCGTGAGCATTATCTCTCCGGCTCCAAGTTCTTCCATCTTCTTCGCCCATCGTACGGCATCGATACGTTTCATCTTTCTCCCGCCGTGCGTCGAGATCGCCCATAATAAGCCTCCGTCTCCATTTAGGGCAGGAGGGATTGTTTCCAGAAGGTTCAGGCGGACATCTTTGAGGGAGGGATCCTGAAACCAGTTCTCACCCGTTGCATCGGGCAGAGTGTCATGAACTCTTTTTGCGTCGATCGCGACCACGATGCACTGGCTGCCGAAGCGCTCGGCCGCCCTGCTGATAAAGAACGGGTCTTTCACCGCGGTCGTATTCACAGAGACCTTGTCGCAGCCGGCCCTCAGGAGATCCCTGATGTCATCAAGGGTCTTTATGCCGCCGCCGACGGTCAGGGGCATGAAGACGTCATCGGCAGTCTTTTCGACCACATCGATAATAATCTTCCTCTTCTCATGCGATGCCGTGATATCAAGAAAGATGAGCTCGTCGGCACCCTGTTCATCGTAGAATTTTGCGTTTTCAACGGGGTCTCCCGCGTCCTGCAGATTGACAAAGCTGACCCCTTTGACGACGCGCCCGTCCTTGACATCAAGACACGGTATGATTCTCTTCGCGAGCATCTGTTCCTCTTTTATTTCCCGCCGACGAGTCTGACTGCTTCGTTCAGGTCCAGTGCCCCCGAATAAATCGCCTTGCCGGTAATCACACCCCAAAGCCCGGGTATCTCCATCAGTCCCGTGATATCCTGCAGGGACGAGACACCGCCCGAGGCTATCACCGGAATCGGTACCGCTCTGACCATTTCTCCTACCGCCTTCTTGTTGGGCCCCGTCATCATGCCGTCTGTAGTAATATCCGTATAGATGATTCCCGCCGCTTTCCTTTCTGCTGCCTGCCGCGCCATCTCTATCGCATCAAGCGCAGTGACCTCTACCCATCCCTTTATAGCGACCTTGCCGTCTCTGGCGTCGATGCCGACGAGGATTCTGCCGGGGTATTTATCACATGCCTCGCTAAGGAGATCAGGGTTTTCCACGGCAACGGTTCCGAGTATGATCCTGTTGACACCGATGCCGACGAGCGCATCAATTTTTTCTAAATCCCTGATCCCTCCTCCTACCTCTATGTCCATCGCCACAGCATCTCTGATGTTTCTGATAGCTTCGAAGTTCTTCTGACCCCCTGTGAACGCCCCGTCAAGATCGACCACATGGAGGAGCTTCGCACCGCAAGACTCCCATCGTCTCGCTGTCGAGACCGGATCGTCTGAATACGTGGTGACCGCATCCTCCCGCCCCTGGAGGAGTCTTACACATTTGCCGCCTTTCAAATCTATTGCAGGAATTACATGCATGTATTAATATACCAAAAGGAGTTATAGGTTTGCAGTTCATGGCGAAGACGGCTGATCAGGAAACAGCCGTGGTACCCCCTGAGTTGTAAGATTCCCGGATATTGGTCGATGAGAAACTTCATGTCGTATATACGCTACTTCTGCGCATGCATTGCAGGGATTGTAATCTGCATTTTCTTTGTTCCCAAGGGAGGGTTTTCATTTGCCATCCCCGAGAGGCTCGTATACGATCTCACCTGGACGGGTATCAAGGCTGGCGAGGCGATTCTTGAGGTGAAGGGAGGCGGAGACCGTTTGACCATAACCTCAAGGGCACAATCCGCCCAATGGGTTTCAGTTTTTTATACCGTCGATGACCGGGTCGAAAGCCTGCTCACAAAGGACTCGACGAAACACGGGATGGGGCAGCCCGTCAACTATAGGCTGAATTTACGGGAGGGAAAACGAAAGAAGGACAAAGAGGTAATCTTCTATCGTGACGTCTCAAAGGCCCTTTATATCGATTACCTCACTGACGAGAGAAGGGAATACGGGATTCCTTCCCTCATCTTTGATCCCTTATCGAGTTTCTTCTACCTCAGGACGATGCATCTTGAAGTCGGCAAGTCGGTTTATGTCACCATCTTTGACAGCAAGAAGGTTTTGGATGTAGAAGTGCAGGTGACGGGGAGGGAGAAGATCTCGGTCCCGGCAGGCGAATTCCAGACCATTGTCATTAAACCCCTGATGAAATCCGAGGGCATATTCTTCAGAAAGGGAGATATCAGGATCTGGCTGACGGACGATGGAAGACGGATACCGGTGAAGATGAAGACAGGGACCGGAATCGGTTCCATAACCGCTCGGCTCGTCGGAGGGAACTATTGAAGGTGTCTCTCATCACAACGACGTATGACAGTCCCTCCGCCCTGAAAAAAGCGACCGACAGCATACTGGGTCAGACCCGGATGCCCGACGAGGTCATTATTGCGGATGACGGTTCCGGGGATGAGACCGCCGAGGTAGTCAAGAGGTTCTCCGGGGCAGCGTCATTCCCCGTCCGTTATGTGTGGCAGGAGCATAGGGAATTCAGGGCTGCCAAAATCCGGAACGATGCGATAAACCAATCGACCGGAGAGTATCTGATACTCCTTGACGGGGACTGCGTCTTGAACAGACACTTCATAGCTGACCACCTCTCCCTTGCGGAAGAAGGATACTTTATCCAGGGGAAGAGGGTACTTGTCAGCAGGAGCGCGGTCGAGGCCTTCGACCACACCTACGCCGACTCGGCGGCCATCCTCATCACAATGGCCATAATAGGAAAGATTTCGAATGTCCATCATCTCGTCCGTCTTCCTTTCTTCCCTGCCGTAAAGAACACGAAACTCAAGGGCATAAAGTCTTGCAACATGAGTTTCTTCAGACGGGATATCATCGCCGTGAACGGTTTTAATGAAGAGTATGTGGGATGGGGCAATGAAGATTCAGACCTTGCCTGCCGGTTTTTCAAGTACGGACTCATGAAGAAGGTCCACCAATTCATGGCGGTCTGTTTCCACCTCTGGCATCCGACGAACAAGGTCGTTCCCGCCAGGAATGAGAAACTCCTTGCAGCGGCAGTCGCATCGGGGGAATATTTCTGTGAACATGGGCTCGTCAAAAAAAATTAATCCGGACATACTTATCTGGATAGGGTATTCCGGCATGTTTTTCTTTGTCCCGCTCGCCCATTCACCGGTCGAAATTTGCGGAGGGCTGGTACTCGCCGCCTGGATACTTTCCGGAAAATTCCTGACAGATACGAGGATGTGGCTATCCTCAGAGACTGCACTGCCGGTACTATTCCTGATTCTTCTTCCCTGGATCGGCCTTGCGTATTCTCCGATGCCTTCTGACGGCCTTCACGTCGCTTCAAAGGGATACTATTGGCTTTACGCGATAGGAATGGTGTCTGTGTTGGGAGAGCAGAAACATCCGGATTTCGTCATCAAAATGTTTCTGGCAGGGCTGGCGCTGAGCAGCGTCGTATCCGCCCTCCAGGTCCTCGGTCTGGTCCGTCTTCGGTATGGCACCCCGAGCGGATTGTTAGGAATAAGTTCACCGTGGATAACGTATTCCCTTCTTCTTACGGTCGGCATATTGATAGCCTCTTTTTATTTTCAAAAGGCACAGGGCAGGAAGGGAAGGTATCTGTCTCTTTTCATGATGCTCCTTTACTTCGGGACTATCGGTTTCGTCGGCGGCAGGAGCGGTTATCTCGCGTTTATCATCCTCTCCCCGTTGCTCGTTTATAATATCATAGGGAGGAGGCACATCCTCAGGATACTCCTTCTCAGCCTCCTTGCCGTGGCGCTCCTCTTCACTTTCCCTGTGGTGCGGACGCGATTCGGAGAGATAAAGAAGGACATAGAGCGTTATGAGCAGGGAGATATCTCGACCTCGATAGGGCTTCGGCTCCATATGTGGGGCATCGCATTAACGGAGATAAAGAAAAACCCGGTCTTCGGTATCGGGACAGAGGGTTTCAAGAAGTCATGGGAAGTGAACAAGCAAGACCCTGCGCTCCCTTTTCATGCGCACCCGCACAACAGCTTTCTCTACATGATGGTAAGCTACGGTCTTGGGGGCTTGATCGCTTTCTGCTGGCTTCTCGTCGTGATGCTCCGAAAGGGATGGAAGAACCGTGAGATCCCTCTCGGATTCGCTTTGTTATCATTCACGCTCGTCCTGATCATTGGGAGCCTGACAGACACTCAGATTCTGCCGTTCCCTACGGCGACGGCGTATGTGCTGTTTGCCGGAATTGCCGGGGCGATAGGTGCCGGTGACAACAGGCTCTCCAGGACCATCGCCATGACGAAAGAAGAGGAGCTACCGCCGGCCTGTGCGAGGAGGACTTCGTAAGGCTCGTAAATGTATATTCCGGCTCTCGTTTTTTGGACGACAGGAACGGGAAAAGTAAAGGAAGGACAGCTGAATGACGAAAGTGGAAAAGGTTCATGATTTATCGAAAAAGCAAATCCTTAAGAAGGCGCTCACCCTGAGAAGGCATGATAAATTATATAATTTGCGGAATGATCACGAAGAACGCGATTTTAGATCCGGCATCGATGGTTTTTCGACGATCGCTTGCCGGCTGAGGTATTCGAGGAAAGTACTCGATGTCGGAGCGGGAAACGGTATTTTGGTTTCTCTCTTATCCGAACTCGGTCACGAGTGTCGTGCTATCGACATTATTGATCTGCCCGAATTGTATCCTGAAATATATAAAGAAAAGAAGATATCCTTTCAGAAGTGTAACGTTGAAGTAGACGATATTCCCTACCCTGACGGTTTTTTTGACGCTGTCGTGTGCAGTGAGGTGTTCGAACATTTTACCCTATCTCATCTGAGAGCGATGCAAGAAATATATCGGGTCCTCTCCCCGGGAGGTACTGTCGTGGTAGCCGTCCCGAATGCCGTATGCTTTCGCAATCGCAGCCGGATGATACGGGGGAAGCATATCACATGGGATTACAAGAAGCATTATCTCCATGCGGAACCTGTTCTCTACAAAGGGCTTTCATTTTTCCCTGATCGGCACAACAGGGAGTTTACCGCAAGTGAGTTGAGATTATTGCTCAACGAGATTCATTTGAGAAATATCGAAGTGCGATTTGATAAATCTCGGAGCTACCGAACCGGTTTCGAAAGGATAAAATCTATCGGGTCTTCGCTGAGAGATCTTATCCCCTCCCTGCGAAAGACGTTGATCGCTTTTGGAGAAAAGGAATCGCTTAAGGGACTGGAATAAGGAGATACCGATATTGACTGATCTTTCTGTGGCGATCATCACGAAGAACGAGGAGGAGATGCTGCCTGCGTGTCTGGAGAGCGTCTCTTTCTCCGACGATGTTGTGGTCGTTGATTCGGGCAGCACGGACAAGACCGTCGAAATCGCACGCGCCTTCGGCTGCAGGGTATTTGTGGAGGCGTGGAAGGGAGATGGTCCGCAAAAGAACAGTGCAATAGACAAATGTCTGCATGAATGGGTACTCATCCTTGACGCCGACGAGAGGATATGCGACGAGACGCGGCATGAGATCGAAAGGATAGTCGCATCCGGAGAGAGTGCGGACGCCTATAGCTTTCCGAGGAAGAATCTTTTTCACGGGAGGTGGATAAAGCACTCGGGCTGGTGGCCGGACAGGATCATACGTCTCGTGCGGAAAAGCAGGGGTCGTTACCGGTCGATCACGCACGGGATATGGGCTACGACGGGCACCCTTGCCGAAGCGAGGGCTCCGATAGAGCACCACAGCTTTTCCCGATACTCCGATATGCTTCAGATCATGGAGGAGAGATCGACGGACATGGCGAAAGAACTTTTCGATGCGGGCAAGCGTGCAGGGGCCATGACGCCTTTTCTGCATGGTTTCGTCATGTTTCTCAAGGTCTATGTCTTGAAGATGGGCTTCCTCGACGGACTTGACGGCTTCATCATCGCCTTCACGCGGGCCGGCGGTTCATTCTTAAAATACGCCAAGCTCGTCGAACTGCAGCGTGAGAAGAAGCAGTGAATCGGGAGCGACAGCTTCTCTTCATCTTCGACAGATTCTGGAGGGACAGGTGTCTTTCTTAAGAGGCCTCTCACTTTTAACGCATTATGCGGCGCTTTTGTCCGCCAGTCTCGGGATCCGATGAAGGTGAGCGTCGTAATACCGGTTCTTAATCAATTGCGCTTCACCAAGATCTGCATGGAGAGTCTTTTCGTGACGCTGCCGAGAGAGTCTGAGATCATCGTCATTGATAATGGCTCCTCTGACGGCACTCCTGCATATCTCTCCGAATGCGCAAATGTGAGGGTCATTAGGAACGAGAAGAACCTGGGGTGTGCAGGTGCCTGGAATCAGGGGGTTAAGGCGGCCAAGGCGCCGTGGATCGCTATTTTGAATAATGACGTGATCCTTTCAGAGGGATGGCTCGAAGGGCTTCTTGATTTTGCCGCAGAGAGAAGCGCTGACATTGTGAGCCCTGCGTTCCGTGAGGGTGAATATAATTATGACATCGCAGAATATGCAAAGGGATACGTTGGAAACATGAGGACTGTTGCGCGCATGGGCATTGCGCAGGGAATCTGCTTTATGGTGAGACGACGCGTCTTCGATCTAATCGGTATGTTTGATGAGAACTTCAAGGTCGGGCAATTCGAGGACGCGGACTTCTTTCGCCGAGCCCGGCTCGCCGGATTTGTCCTCGGAACCACCGGGCGTTCGTTCATTCATCATTTCGGCTCAGCCACACAGAAGGCGCTTCGTGAGAAGGGGGCCGAGAGTCCCTATGAACAGGAAAATCGTGCTTACTACCGGAGGAAATATGGCCTTACCGTCTGGAAAAGGATCATCGAGCGAAGATGCGGTAAGTTACAAGCCCTCTGGTGGAGGATCTTTGAGAAAAGGCGGCACGGCCACACGTTGATCGAAAAGTGGATAGACGGAAGGTTGCGCTACTATTGAAGGTCCTCAGCTTCGACAAACGCTTGCTCTCCCGTCGGTTTGGGGCACTGCAGCGCATGGCACAGGACAAGAAAAAAGTGAGAAGAGCCCGAGACGCAGAACATGAATAGCCCAAGGGTGAGCGTCTGCATTCCCACTTACAACTATGCCGGTTTTCTGCCGGAGGCGATCGATTCCGTCCAGAAGCAGACATTTACCGATTATGAGATCCTGATCATTGATGATTGTTCACGGGACAACACGAAAGAGCTTCTCGTCCGCTATGCGAAGAACGACAAGAGGATACGGTTCAAGATCAATTCCGCCAATATCGGCATGGTGAACAATTGGAACTCATGTCTGACCGAAGCGAAGGGGGAATATATCAAGTTTGTTTTTGGGGATGACCTGTTGTCGTCTCCCGAAGCCCTCCAAAAAATGGTGACCCATCTGGATCTCGACCCGGACGTAACTCTTGTGGGTTCTGCCAGGTATGTCATTGACGGCGAATCTCGGATAATCAAAGTACTATCGCACTTCAAGGACGACACCCTCCTGCCGGGGAGGGCACTCATCAACCGTTGCCTGTCCGTGCGGAAGAATCTTATCGGAGAGCCTACCGCTGTCATGTTCAGGAAGCGTGATGCGGAGCGAGGATTCAATCCCCGATATAAGCAGCTTGCCGATTTAGAGATGTGGTTCCATCTCCTCGAAAAGGGAAAATTCGCATACCTGAAGGAACCGCTTTGCTCCTTCAGGCGCCATGTGGGCCAGGAGACTGCAAAAAACAGCGTAAGCCTCTTAGCGGCTTACGACAATTTCTATCTCTATGACGAGTACATGAATAAGCCGTATGTGACCATTCCTCTTTTTCACCGGAACTATATACGCTATGACAACATATACCGGATATGGAAGCTTTACACCACGAACGATCTGGCTAAGGAGGCGGCTGTCAGAGAGATCGATGCTCGATACGGCTATGGGAGATTTCTTGCTTATTACCCCTTCTACAAGATCTATAAACCGTTTCTTAAATTTTACCGTAACCTCCTCGGGCAGGGCTTTTTTGTCGCGCGTCACGGCGAGTGCCCGAAACGCTGAAGTCAGGATAGCGAGGAGGCTGCCCGGCAGCACTCGAAAGGTCTCTCGCTGCATGGGAAATGACGCATGCACGAATCTCTTAATTCAAGTATTATAAAAGTCTTGAGAAAGAGATATTATTGGCATCATGAAGATAATTCTGCAGAGGAATGGCTGAATGGGTAAGCCTATCGTTCTCATGTATCATAATATCGGTATCCCCCCAAGAGAGGGGAAATTGCGGAGCCTCTACGTGACTCCGCGAATGTTCAGGTTCCAGATGTGGTATCTGAAAACAGCCGGTTTCGAGGTCGTCTTCTTGAGGGACATTTTGTCGCATATCCGGGGAGAATCTGTTTCAGATAAGAAACTCGTTGCGCTCACTTTCGACGACGGGTACCAGGATTTTTATGAGAACGCGTATCCTGTCTTGAAGAGGTACGGATTCCCCGCTACGGTTTTTCTCGTGTCGGACCTCGTGGGCAAGGATAACCTCTGGGATTATCGGGCGTTGAATATACGGAAGAGGCTTCTCGACTGGGATAAGATCATCGAAATGAGCGGGCATCTTGTCACGTTCGGCTCCCATACGAAAACGCATCCGTTCTTGGAGAAACTTTCGACTAAGGAGATTGAAGAGGAATTATTCGGCTCGAAGGCCGATATTGAAAAGAGGTTGAAACTTCCGGTCGAATTTTTCTGTTACCCCTACGGCCATTATGACGAAAGAGCGGTAGCTGTGGCCAGGAAGGCCGGCTACCTCGGTGCGACGACGATGAACAGAGACCTTATCCATAGGGGAGATGATCCGTTCGAGATGAGGAGGTCGTTCATCAGATGGCATACCCATCCGTTGTTGTTCGTTCTTAAGATGCATTCCGACTATGAAGATCGGAAAGGCGGCAGAGCATGAAGGTCCTTTTGTTAAATATAGGCCTTGGGAGAGGCTGGGGAGGAATCGAGTCTCATTCCGACACACTCGGGGGAGCGTTGTTCAAACGCGGATATAACGTGATTATGGGGTGCGCACATGAAGGCTCGATCGAAGTTGCCGGGGGGATCACCCTTCCGGCGAGGAAGATATGGATCGTAAATTCAGGGGATCTGAAGGCGATTGTGAGAATAGCGGCGATCGTGTTCAAGGAGAGGGTTGATGTAATCATCGCGAACATGGGCAAAGAATACTGGCCTGCTGCGGTGGCCGCACTATTGCTCGGCAGGAAGATACTCTTCATAAGGCATCAGACTGACAGGATCAGGAGGACCACCTTATGGCTCATCAAACACCATGTCGAACGGGTCGTGGCGGTGAGCGGAGCGGTTCGGGAAGCGCTGCTGAAGAGCGGGGTCTCCCCCGGTAAGATCGAGATAATCCATAACAGCGTGCCCCTCGAAAAATTCAATCCGGAAGAGGTCGGCAGAAGCGAGGCAAGACAAGAACTGGGGGTTCGAGAGGGAGAGATCGTCGTGGGGACTGTCGCGAAGCTCCACCGAGGGAAAGGCGTTTATGAGATTCTCAGGGCATTCGGCCTGCTTGCGGGGAAATACCCCCGCCTGAAATTGATTTTTGTCGGCAACGGACCGGAGCGGCATGAACTCGAAGAAGAAGCAGGGAGACTTTCGGTGCGTGACAGGGTCATTTTTACGGGTGTTAGGAAGGATATCGAGCGGATGTATGCTGCGATGGATGTCTTTGCTCTTCCCTCGACCTGTGAG contains:
- a CDS encoding polysaccharide deacetylase family protein; amino-acid sequence: MGKPIVLMYHNIGIPPREGKLRSLYVTPRMFRFQMWYLKTAGFEVVFLRDILSHIRGESVSDKKLVALTFDDGYQDFYENAYPVLKRYGFPATVFLVSDLVGKDNLWDYRALNIRKRLLDWDKIIEMSGHLVTFGSHTKTHPFLEKLSTKEIEEELFGSKADIEKRLKLPVEFFCYPYGHYDERAVAVARKAGYLGATTMNRDLIHRGDDPFEMRRSFIRWHTHPLLFVLKMHSDYEDRKGGRA
- a CDS encoding glycosyltransferase family 2 protein; the encoded protein is MKVSVVIPVLNQLRFTKICMESLFVTLPRESEIIVIDNGSSDGTPAYLSECANVRVIRNEKNLGCAGAWNQGVKAAKAPWIAILNNDVILSEGWLEGLLDFAAERSADIVSPAFREGEYNYDIAEYAKGYVGNMRTVARMGIAQGICFMVRRRVFDLIGMFDENFKVGQFEDADFFRRARLAGFVLGTTGRSFIHHFGSATQKALREKGAESPYEQENRAYYRRKYGLTVWKRIIERRCGKLQALWWRIFEKRRHGHTLIEKWIDGRLRYY
- a CDS encoding glycosyltransferase family 2 protein; the protein is MNSPRVSVCIPTYNYAGFLPEAIDSVQKQTFTDYEILIIDDCSRDNTKELLVRYAKNDKRIRFKINSANIGMVNNWNSCLTEAKGEYIKFVFGDDLLSSPEALQKMVTHLDLDPDVTLVGSARYVIDGESRIIKVLSHFKDDTLLPGRALINRCLSVRKNLIGEPTAVMFRKRDAERGFNPRYKQLADLEMWFHLLEKGKFAYLKEPLCSFRRHVGQETAKNSVSLLAAYDNFYLYDEYMNKPYVTIPLFHRNYIRYDNIYRIWKLYTTNDLAKEAAVREIDARYGYGRFLAYYPFYKIYKPFLKFYRNLLGQGFFVARHGECPKR
- a CDS encoding glycosyltransferase family 4 protein, with translation MKVLLLNIGLGRGWGGIESHSDTLGGALFKRGYNVIMGCAHEGSIEVAGGITLPARKIWIVNSGDLKAIVRIAAIVFKERVDVIIANMGKEYWPAAVAALLLGRKILFIRHQTDRIRRTTLWLIKHHVERVVAVSGAVREALLKSGVSPGKIEIIHNSVPLEKFNPEEVGRSEARQELGVREGEIVVGTVAKLHRGKGVYEILRAFGLLAGKYPRLKLIFVGNGPERHELEEEAGRLSVRDRVIFTGVRKDIERMYAAMDVFALPSTCEEAFGMALIEAMAMGKPVIGTVVGGIPEIIIDGKTGLLVPPGDADALAKSLDRYLGDLAFAEIVARAGQRAVLEGFSERVTGDAFDRIIREIAGKKGRDLHGHKIAKP